GCCGGCGGCAGGACGCGTGACTCACATTCCCCAGAACGGCCGCTCGGCCTTGCGCTTGATGCCGAGGAACTCGTTCAGCGTCTCCTTCTCGTCGTAGGTGAGCTCCATCGCCTGCAGCGCCTTGGCGTCGGATTCGGGGATGTCCACGTAGAGCACCATCTCGGGGTCGATCTGGCGTCCCACGGTCACGTCGTCGATGGCAAGGGCCACCTCCTGGCCCTGCTTGGCCTCCTTGAGCGTCTCCTGCCCGCTGCGGATCGATGCGATCTCGCCCACGACGCGCCCGTCCTCTCGAAGGAGGCGCTCGCCGGCGCGCACGCTGCCGGCGAGCACGCGCACGCCGACGACGGCGGGCTTGGAGACGCGAAACACGTGGTCTGCAAGGAGCAGGACCTTGCCGGGGTACACGACCTCCGTCCGGCTTTGCGCCTCCAGCTGCGCCTTGCGCTCGTCGCGCCAGGCGACGTAGGCGTCGAGCAGATGGTAGATGACGTTGCCCTCGACGAGCTTCACGTCGCCGGCGGCAAGCTCGGTCTTCGCGTCGGGCAGCGTCTTCACGTGGAAGGCGAGCACGGCCTGGAAGAGGGGGTCCGCGCGTGCCCGCGCGTTCACGACATCGCGGCGGCTCACGTCTCCCACCTCGGCCACCTGGATGGGCACGCCTTTGTTCGAAAGCTCGAAAGCGATGGCTTCGAGGCTGCCGAGGCTGTCGGCCTTGACGGTCACTCCCGCCTCGGCCGTCTCGATGTTGCTCTGCATGGCCTCGCGGACGAGCGCGACCGTCTCGGCAAGCGTGGCGGCCGTGGCCGAGTACAGGGGCGCGCCTGCAAGCGCGCCGTCGAGTCCCGGAGCCGAGAGCTTCACGCCGCTTGCCGCGCGCACGCTCTTCACGCTCGCGAAGCGCTCGGAGGGGTCGCGGATCTCGTCGAGGGGCCGGGGCTTCAGGATCGCGCGCAGCTTGGCGGTGATGGGGCCGGCTCGGCCGCCCACGACGATCGTGTCGCCCTGCCGCAGCGTGCCGCCGTACACGATCGCGTCGAGCGTGGCGCCAAGGCCCCGCTCCTCCTTGACCTCGAGCACGGTGCCCTCCGCTCGGGCGTCCATCGTCGTGGCGAGGCTCTCCTCGAGGAAGCGCTGGGCAAGCCCGATGAGCACGAGCAGGAGGTCGGGAACGCCCTCGCCCGTGTGCGCGGAGAGGGGAACAAGCGCGATCGACTTGCGGAAGTCGGCGATGCGGTCGTACCGGTCGGCGGGCAGATCGATCTCGGAGAACCGGCCGACGATCTCGTAGATCTTCGTGTCGAGCTCTTCCTGGACGCGCGAGAGCTGCCGCTGCAGCGAGGCGAGGAAGGGGCTCCCCTCCTCGGGCTGCCAGCCGTGGAGCCGGTCGATCTTGGTGAGCGCGACGACAAAGGGCGTCTTGTTCTTGCGAAGGATCGAGATGGCCTCCCGCGTCTGGGGCATGAGGCCCTCGTGGACGTCGACGACGAGCACGGCGATGTCGGCAAGCGCTCCGCCGCGGGCGCGCAGCGTCGTGAAGGCTTGGTGGCCGGGCGTATCGATGAACAGGAGCCCCGGCACGCGGAACTCCTTCCCCTTCATGAGGGGCCCGCACAGCCGGCGGATGGCGGGAAGCGGCACCTCCGTGGCGCCGATGTGCTGCGTGATGCGGCCCGCCTCGCGCTCGGCCACGGTCGTGCCGCGGATACGATCGAGGAGGCTCGTCTTGCCGTGGTCGACGTGCCCCAGGACGGACACGATGGGCTGGCGGGTCTCCGTTGCCGGCGCAGGAGGGGTGGGCGCCGGCGCGGGCGCCTCGCCGGCCTTCGCCTCGCCCTCGGCGGAAGGCTCGCCCATGGGCCGGACAGCCGGGACGGGCTACTTCACGTTTGCGCCGGGACCGCGCTTGGACTTGGCGCGCCAGAGCACGACCGTGTTGCCACGCACCTCGACGACCTCGGCGCGGGCGCCCGTCGCCAGGCTATCGGCAAGCTCCTGCCGCTGCGCGCCCTCGCGCGCCGACTTGAGGAACCTCACCTTCACGAGCTCCGAGCGGGAAAGGCGCGCCTCGAGCTCCGCCAGGACGCCGGGCGTGACGCCGGACTTGCCGACGGACACGTTCGCCTCGAGCTTCTGCGCAAGGGCGGCAAGCGCGCGCCGCTCACGCGCGTCCATGGAAACCCTCCTTGGTGGCGCGGGCGCGGCGCCGCGCGGGGGGACCGACCCCGAACCGGCGGATCGCGCCGCACGAGGGGCAGGTGGCCACGACGCGCCGGGAGCGGATCCGCACGCGGGCCTGCCCGGGAAGCCAGTACGCGTTGCATTCCTTGCAGTGACGGCGCGAGAGCTCGCGCGGCAGGCGGACGAGGTATCGCGTGCCAAGCCGCCGGGCCAGCAAGACGTAGCGGCGCGCGCGCTCGGCGTCGCCGGCTCGGGCGCGCGCCTCGGCCAAGACGAACAGTTCTCCGATGCGGGCCCGCGCGCGCTCGCGCTCGAGCCCCTTGTCCCGGCGTCGGGGCATGGCCCCCGCAATGCAGGAGGGTGCCAAAAAGCTAGGTCTCGAGGTAATCCAGGTCCTTTCCGTGCGTTTCGGGCAGGCTCCGCAAGGCGACGAGCGAAACGAGCAGGCAGGCCGCGCCGACGGCCATCGCGCTGCGCCAGAGGCCCAGCAGGGGCGCCAGAGCCGAGAAGGCAAGCGTGATGGGCACCACCGAGCCCCGAATGAAGTTGGGGACGGTCGTGGCGACCGTTGCGCGGAGGTTCGTCCCGAACTGCTCGGCGGCGATCGTGATGAAGACCGTCCAGTAGCCGGCGGCAAGGCCCATGGCCGCGCACAGGCCGTAGAAGGCGGCGGGGCTCTGCCCGCGCGCAAGCAGCGTGGCAAATACCGTGGCCGCCGTGAGCCCGAGCGCGACAAACACGGTCCACCAGCGAGAGCGGAGGCGTTGGCTTGCGGCGCCCAGCCCAAAGCCGCCCACGGCCAGGCCCACGTAGCACCACAGGATCGCGTCCCCCGCGGAAACGGGTCCCGTGACGCGAAGCTCCGTCGACAGCTCGGGCGAGAAGGTCACCACGACGCCAACGACAAACCAGATGGGAAGCCCCACGAGGACGCACGCCGCGTATCGGGCCAGGCGCTCGGGATGCCCAAACAGGAGCCGGAGGTCCCCCTTGCGGGCGTCCGAACGCTCGACCGAGCGCCAGAGACCGGATTCGACGAGCTTGAACCGCACCACAAGCAGCACGAGCCCCATGCCGCCGCCGACGAGATAGGCCACCTGCCAGGCGAACGCGCCTCCCACGATGGCCGCGGCGACCGCTCCCAGGATGCCCACGCCGCCCACGACCGCCGTGCCGTAGCCGCGCGCGTTGGCGGGCAGCGTCTCGGCGACAAGCGTGACGGCGGCGCCAAGTTCCCCGGCGAGCCCCACGCCGGCCACGAAGCGCAGGACGGCGTAGGTCTCCACGTCCGTCACGAAGGCGTTGGCGATGTTGGCGACCGAATACAGCGCGATCGAGCCAAAGAGGACGGAAACCCGGCCCCGCCGGTCCCCGAGCACGCCCCAGAGGATGCCGCCCAGAAGAAGCCCGATCATCTGCGCGTTGAGGAGGAGCACGCCCACGGGCAGAAGGTCCGCGTCGGCGACGCCGATGGCGCGCAAGCTCTGGACGCGGACGATGCTGAAAAGGAGCAGGTCGTAGATGTCGACGAAGTACCCGAGCGCACCCACGACGACGGCCCGGTTGACGACCACGCGCCAGGCGGCCGCAGGCTCCGCAGGCGCCGCTTGGGGCCTTCGCAGGACCGCCTCCACGCGGGCGCATGCTCCTTGGAGGATTTGAGCCCGCGGGCCGGAAGGGGAGACGCCTGGCACCGGAAGCTCACCGCGGCGTCGGCGCGTAGGCCACGGCGGCCGCGTTTCCGCGGACGCGGCCCGATGACGACCCGCCGCGCCCCCGGGCGCGGAAAAAATAGATAATGAGTCAGGGCTACTTCCCCCCATGGCGAGGCTGATTCTCCCGGTTCTAGCGACGGCCGGCCTGGTCCTGGCGGGCTGTCTTGGCCCCGATTCGGGCGCCTTGCTCGACCCCCAAGTGACCGACGCGTTGCCCTTGGACATCGATCTTGAGGTCACCGACGCGATGGCCTTCGCCTTGTCGGCGGTGCTTCCTGCCGTGCACTTCGGGCATGGCCTTTACGAGCCCACGATCGACGTTTCGAGCTCGGGCGTGATCTACATCAGCGCCCACACGACGGGCATCGACACCACCGGCGCGCCCGCGTTCTTCAGCAGCGACGACGGCAAGACGTGGAGACAGCTTCCCTTTGCATCGAGCGCCCGGGTGCCCGAGCCGTTGCACGGCGGGACCCCTCCGCCCAGCGACGAGATCTTCATCGTCGCGGGCGACGACGGGCAGGCTTGGGGCGTCGACATCACGCTTGCCACGTTCCCGGTGAACGGCTGGTGCGACGACGGCGCCCGCCACTGCTACCACAATCCCAACGCGTACGACATGGTTCAAGCGCAGACCTCGCGCGCCGCCGCGCTCACGGGCCAGGATCGCTCGTGCAGCGTCGCGAACCTCAACGACCGGCCATGGGCCGCCTACGCCAACGGGAAGCTCCTCATGGTCAACAACGCCGGAGGCGGGCCGGTCCAGATCGGCGTGCTCAAGGTTCCGCCGGCTCGGTACGTGGACGTCTGGAACCCGCTCGACGGGCCCGTGTGGAACCTGTGCGCCGGCGACGGCGGCGGCTTCATCCCCGGGATTCCGGACATGCGCGCGGACCACTTCTTCGCCGCGCCCCAGCGCCAGGGCAAGATGTTCGTGGTCGTGACGGGCAACGCGGCAAACGTCATGGACGTCCAGCAGCGCCCCGTGTTCGAAAACGCCCACACGTCCATTTCGGAGATCAGCAACTACGGCCTGGTCGCCTTCGACGCGGAAGGCACGATGTACGTCGTCGCCATGAGCAACGAAGCCGCCACGCCCGGCCCCGGCTCCGGCGGCATCCAGATCGCCATCAGCAAGGACGACGGGCATACCTTCGTCGAGCGAACGATCCGATTCGACCGGCCCGTGAGCTCGGTCTACATCGACGGCAACAAGCGCGGCCCAGGCGCCGTCCTCAATTGGGGGCTCACGGACACGGTGGACGGCCCCACCGACTGGTACCTCGGGCACCTCCTCGCCGGAGCCGACGGAAGCCCGATCGTCCGCGAAGCTTCGCTCGTCCTCAAGGACGGCCCGGCCGCCTCCCGTCACGTCCAGGGTGCCGCCGTCGGCCCCGACGGGCGCGCCTACATGGTCTTGTCCGCCGTCCACGGCAACGACCTGCAGGACTCGCTCTCGCGCGTGGGAACGACGCCGCTTGCCGTCGCCGTGCAGCAGGATGGGCCCAGGCTGCCGATCACGATCGAGGCGCTGGCAGGGGCGATAGGCGCGAGAACTCGGTGACGCGCCCAAGCGTCGAGGAGTGCTCCCGCCGGGATTCGGCTCACGTTGGTGCCCGGCGCCTTCGTCGCCGACCAACGCTCGGACTTCGATGACTCCGCTCGTTGCGCCCTTCGGGCGCAACCTCGCTCGTCATCTCGTCAAATCCCGGCGCAGCGATCGCGCGGTCGCTTTGCGACCGCGCAAGTGCTCCCGCCGGGATTTGAACCCGAGTCGCAGGCTCGAAAGGCCAGCATGATTGACCGGACTACACTACGGGAGCATGGGGTGGGGGGAGTAGAGGGGGGAGGGCCCGAAAGCCCTCCCCCCTCTTCCCTCCGCGAACGCAATCGGCACCGTCTCGCGCGCGCCTTCGCGGTCCACCGTTCGAACTCGCGCACGACGGGCGGCCGATTAAGCCTTTTCGTCGGTGGGTCGAGCGGCCGCCGCGCGGGAAGTTAGGCGGCGGGCGCCCGACGCGAGGACCGCCGAAGGCAGGCCGAGCGAGGGCGGGCATCGCCGCCTTTGGATGACAACCTTTTCAGCGAGGCGGCCGCGAAGCACCCAGGGCGAGCGGCCGCCGAGCGGGAAAGGTTTCACGCGCACGGCAGGATTTGAACCTGCGCCGGACGTGAGCCCGAGTAGATCTCGAGTCTACCGCCGTGGACCGCTTGGCTACGTGCGCATGGAAGGGGGAGCCCGAGGGGGAAGGCCGAAACCTTCCCCCTCGGTTCCTCCAAAGTCGAACCAACCGGGGTACGTTCGTCCCGGGAGCGAAGCCGTATTTTGGGGGTCCTCCATAACCCCTTCGGTGTCCACGGTCCGGGTGCGATGGAGGAGGCTGGGGCCCGATCGGGGACAAGGGGAGGTCACGCTGCCCGCAGGCGCGCGCGTGGAGGACGTCCTGCGGGCGGTGGGCGACCATCCCGAGACCGTGCTTGCGGCCCTGGACGGCGTCGTCGTGCCGCACGACACGCCCATGGCCGACGGCGACGAGCTTCAGATCACGCGCGTCGTCACGGGCGGATCGGCGGACGTGCGGCGGGCCTTCCACGCGACCCTGGAAGACCTGCCCGCGCTTGTTTCCCGCACGAAGGGGACGCAAATGGCCTACCGCCGCCTGGCCGACGAGCTTGCGCTCGATCACGCGGACAACCTCCGCAACCCACACGATTGGGCCATCTACGCATTCCATGCCGGCCTCGTCGCGCGGCTCGTTCCCGGCCAAGGTCGCGTGCTCGACTGGGGCGGGTACTACGGCCACGTGACCGCCACGTTGCACGCGCTTGGGGTCCGCGGCGCCGCGAACTATCTGCTGCACGTCCCGCCGCGCTACGAACCCGTCGCGCAGAAGCTTGCCATCCCAACCCTCCTCGGAAGCGATCCAAACCGTCTCTCCGTGCCCGACGCAAGCCAGGACGCCTGGATCTCCTCGGGCGTCTTCGAACACGTCTGGGAGGACGGCGTGGGCGACGAGGCGACCATCCTCGCCGACGTCTTCCGCGTCCTGCGCCCGGGCGGCCTCGCGTTCCTCTGGAACCTGCCCACCACCTTTGCCCCTGGCGACCTTGCGGGCAAGGTGCGCGGGCGCTGGTACCACGAACGGCGCTTTGGCGCCAGGGAGATACGGTCCTTGCTGCAGGCGGCCGGCTTCTCCGTGCTTGCGCACTGGCGATACGGCGGCACGCCGCTTGGGCTCCTCCTCAAGCGCCTCGCAGCCGACCCGGCGCGAACGTTCCAGTGGGATCGCGCGGCCGCGAGCCTTCCTCCGCTCGGCTGGGCCGCCAACAACCACGCGCTCGTGGCGCGGAAGCCATCCACCGCCGATTGAGCCGCAACCCTAAGGACTCGCGCGCGCCCGTGAACGGCTTCGTGAAGCCCATGGTCGACGACGAGTCTGCGACCCGCCGCCCGCCGAACCGTCCCGAGGCGACCCGCTCCGACGCAAGCGCGCTCGAGAAAGGCCTCGCCGCCGTCGAAGGCGCGGCGGAAGGCTTCGCCGAGCAAGCGCGCGAAGGCGACCTTGCCCGTCACACCTCGCGCGCCGCCGACCAGGCGGCCCAGACCGTGCGCCAGGCGCAAGAAGGAATGGGTACCGCAGACGTCCTTTCCCCCGATGCACTCTCCCGCGCGGGCGACGCCGTGCGCAGCAGCGTTGCGCAGGCGCCCGGGATCGCCGAGGCGGCACGCGAAGCACGCGCAACGCCGGGCATCGTCGGCGACGAGGTCCGACGCGTCATCGACGACGTTCGCAGGGAGGTTGCCAAGACGGTGGGCGGCATCGTGGCCGCGGCCGTGCTCGCCGTCTTTGCGCTGGGCTTCCTCGCCCTTGCCATCGCGGCGCACCTCAACGCGCAATGGGGCGTTCCCTGGGGGCACGTTGCGGTGGGTCTCACGTTTGCCATCCTCGCGGCCATGGCGGGGGCCGTCGCGTACCAAGCGGCCACCTCCATTCGCCGGGAGGCCGACGAGGGCTTCGAGCGCGTGGCCCGCACGACCGGCGAGCGCGCGCAAGCGATCGCTCGCCCGCTGGCCCGGCCGCGCCGCGAGCCGTAAACGAAGAGGAGTGGAACCATGGTGGACACGAGCGATCTGACCGAGAAGGCCAAGCAGAAGACCACGGACATCGCGAGCACGCTTCGCGACAAGTCGCCCGAGGAGATCCGCGAAGAGGCCAAGCAGGCCGCCGCGAAGACCACGGCCGCCGTGACGGGCACGGCCGAGGGCTACGCCGAGCAGGCGCGGCCGGAGGTCGCAGGCGAGCTCACCCGCAAGGCGGGCGAGACCGTGCGCGAGGTCGTCGAGCAGGGCCGGGAACAGATGCAGGGCGAAAAGGGGATCCAAGGACCCGGCGCGGAAGACCGCGCGCGCTCGATGAAACGCGACAACCTCTGATCCGAAAACCCCTGTATACACACGTATACAAACGTATGCATGCGTATGCGTGCAGCCGCCGGCTTGTCGGGCGCAGGCCCGGCAAGCGTCCGGCGGCGCCGCGAAGCCGCCTCCGGGGATCGAACCCGGGACCTACTCCTCTCCGGCCTCACCCGCGCAAATCGCGTCGGCGGAGTGGGATACCAAGGAGTCGCTCCACCACTGAGCCAAGGCGGCAAGCGGCCCGCCGGGCCGCTTGAAGCCGGGCCCCGGGGAATCCAAAGCCGCAGCGAGGATTCCACGAGGGCCAAGGCGGCGGCCTTGGACCGACGGCCCGCGGTAGGCCCGCTTCGCCTAAAAACCTTGCTACCAGGCGCGCGGGTACGTGCCCTTGTCCATGAGCACGCGGTCGACGTTCACGACAAGCCCAGACTCGGCCGCAAGCATCTCCTCGGCGCTGGCAAGCGCGGTCCCAAGCGCGACCCCTTCGCCCTTCTGCGTGAACACGGCCATGGCCTGGCCCTTGCGAAGCCCGCGCTCGACCTCGAGCACGCCCTGGGCCGCAAGGTCGGCGCCGTGGCAGAGCGCGTCGACGGCGCTGTCGCGGACGATCACGCGCGGGAGATGCTCGATCATGCGCTCCATGGGTTGGACGACGCGTCGCAGTGCGCTCTCGTCGCCGGTCTCCTTCCACAGCGCCACGGCGTCCGTGAGGTCGTGAAGCGTGGCGATCGTGTCCTCGCCAAAGCCCGCCGTGCGCGTTCGGCGCAGGTCGGCCATGTTGGCTCCGGTGCCAAGCACGGTCCCGACGTCCGAGCAAAGCTTGCGGACGTACGTGCCCGCCTGGCAGCGGACGCGGAACAGGACCTCGCGGCCCTCGTTCTCGAGGAGGTCCAGGGTGTACACGCGACGGACGCGCAGTTGGCGTTTCACGGCGCTTTTGAGCGGGGGAACCTGGTACACGTCGCCGACGAACTCGCGCAGCACCGTTTCCAGCCGCTTGGGCGGGGCGTCGGCGTGCAGGCGCAGGACGCAGACGTACTCCTTGGGCGCAAGGAGGAGCGCCTTGAGCGCCCGCGTGGCGTCCGTGAGCGCGACGGGCAGCACGCCCGTGACGTTGGGGTCAAGCGTGCCGCCGTGGCCCGCGCGCGAGATGGCAAGCGCCGCCTTCATCCACGCGACGACCTGGTGGCTCGTGGGTCCGGAAGGCTTGTCGAGGTTGACGATGCCCAGACGCAGGTGGTCGGCGATGGACCGCTCGTTTGGCGGGCGACCGTGCGGGCCGGTTGGAGCTTTCGCCTTCACGAGGAGCACGCGCTCGGTCACGGTGGCGATCCCCCGGCGCGGGCGCGTGCCACGACGGCGGCGGCGACCTGCTCGGGCGTGCGGTCGTGCGTGGAGACGCGAAGGTCGTACCAGCGCGGGTCGTCCATCGACACGCCGTAGATCGTCCGGTACCGTTCGTCCTCGCTGGCTTCGCGAAGGTCGTTGGCCGCGCGCGCCTGCTCGACTGGGACCCCCTCGCGGGCGGCGACGCGCGCCGCGCGGACCTCGGGCGGACACTCGAGCCACACGCGGAGGGCCGGGACGCCGTTTGCGGTGACAAGCCAGGCCACGAGGCGGCCCTCGACGAGCACATCGCCTTGGCGCAGGATCTCGAGCATGCGGGCGTCCAGCGCGCGGTCGATCGACGGGTCCTGCTCGGCCACGCGCGAGAACTCGGCAAGCGACAGGTTCCGCTTGGCGGCAAGCTCGCGGAAAACGGATCCGGCCGACACGAGCGCAAGGCCAAGCTCGCGCGCGACCAGGCGCGCGGCGGTCGTCTTTCCGCAGCCGGGGAGCCCGGCCAGGGCCACGCGCACGTCTTCACCCCGCCGCCGGCTGCGCGGCGCGGCCGGCCTTGCCGAGGTCGCGCGCCTTGAGCGCGCGCGCCAAAAGCTGGCCGCCGGGGAAGGAGAACAGCGAGTAGAGGATGATCCAGCGCGGCAGGAAGATCCACACTCCCGTGAGGTCCCATTCGGGGTTCCAGGGCACCGAGGCGCGATGCGGCGTGACGGCCGCGTGCGCGCTTTGGGCGGGCGCGATGGCGTGCGCGGCCGAGAGCGTCCAGTTCGTCCCTCCGGCTGCGACGACGATCTCGCCCGACGCCGTCGCCGACGGGGAAAGAACGAAGGCGTAGACGGTCGCGTTGCGCGCAAGCTCGACGAAGGAGACCTGGTCGGTCCGGACGGCGTGACGGTAACCGTCGGCCGCGAAGAGGAGGACGACGACGCCAGCCGGGCCGGCCGGCGTTTGGAGGGCGCCGCTTGCCGAGAGGTTGTGGAAGCCCCGCGCAAGCGTGCCGACCTCGTGCGCCGACCGGTCGAGCGCGGATGGAGGACCAAGACGCGCCGTTTGGCCCCCGCCTCGAACCAAGACGGCCGCGTCGGGCGCAAGCGCCCAGGCCGAAACGTCCGTGCGTTGGACGGCCTGGAACGTCGGCGAAGCGCCGGCGCCAAGGAAATGGACGCCCTCGGTTCCGCCGCGCGTGACGAGAAGGGATTCGCCCGTGGCGTCGACGTCGTACGGGATGGCGGCCGTGAAGAACGTGAGGAGCCACGCGAAGAGCGGGATGACGACGATCATCGTCACCATCATGGGCTTGAACTGGCCGCCGGAGGCTTCGGCCTGCAGCTTGAAGATGTCGCCCTGCCGCTCGGTGAGCTTCTTGATCTTGTGGTGGTTCTTGTCGAGGCGCGCCTTCTTGAACTCTTGGTTGAACGCGCGCATGGTCTCCTGGACCTTGGCCATGGCGACCCAGTCGGTGAAGACGTGGCGCAGGTACGTCGTCGCGACGCCGGTGAGAAGCGCCGCAAGGACGAGGGTGGCCGCCGGCATCTCGCCGCCAAAGCCGATGAGGGGCGCGAGCACCGAGCCGGTGGCGCGCCCGAGCCCGAGGTAGAGGTCGGGGAAGATGATGATGACCATGAACAGCATCATGAAGAGGAAAAGGTAGAGGAACGAGTTGGCCGGCGGCGCGGGGGGCGGGGCGGGGGCGTCGGGCATGGCGGTTCAACCCAGGGCGGAAAGGAGCGCGCGCTTGGTCTCGTCCTGCCTGCCGTCCCGGTTCTGCAGGAACACGAGCGTGGCGCCCGTCAGGGTGGCCACGGCCATGGCGGCCAGGCGGTTCACGGCTTGGTGCTCCGCGATCGCCAACGTGTCGTCCGCGTCCCGCTTCCGCGTGGCGTCCTTGGCCCGCCGGCCTGCGATCTCCTCTGGCGCGGCCTCGACGAGGATGATCTGGCTTGGGCGCAGCCGCTCGACCACCCAGGCGGGCAGCCCCGGCAGGTACCCGTGCGGGGTCTTGATGGTGCAGTGGGTGTCCACGATGACGTCGCCCTTCGCCCGGATGGCGTCGGCGGCGGCCTCCTGGATCTGCCGCTGGAGATCCGGCGGGAGCCGGCGCATCTCGTCGCGGTCCTTGACGAGCCCGCGCGCCTGCGCCACGGCGAGCATCTCCGTGCCGTAGACGACGACCGGGCGCTTGGTTTCGGCCGCGGCAAGCTCCAACACCGTGCTCTTGCCCACGCCCGGCACGCCCGTGATGACGATGGCACCCATGGAACCGCGGCGGGGATGGAGGCGGGGGTATATAGGAATAGGCCCGGGCGCGCGCTATCGCTCGCCAAAGAACCCGCGCAATACCGGGTGCATCTCCATGACCTGCTCCTTGGCGATCTGCTCGTACAGACGCTGCAGGATGCCCACGGCAAGGAGAAGGCCCGTCCCGGACGCTTGGCCAAGCGTGCCAAGCATGTCGGCAAACGCGGCAAGCGCCCCCACGGTGGCCCCACCGATCACGGTGACGACCGGGATGTAGCGCTCGAGGATCTTCTCGACGATGCGCGGGTCCCGCCGGAAGCCGGGAATCTGCATGCCGCTCTTCTGGATCTGCTTGGCCACGGCCTGCGGGCCCATGTTCGTGGTCTCGATCCAGAACTTGGCAAAGAGGATCGAGCCGCCGATCATGGCGACGAGGTACAGGACGACGTGCAGCATCACCTGCCATCCCTCTCGGTAGGCGAACACCCCGCCGTAGCGCTGCGGGTTCAGGAACGGAAGCAGCCAGTCGCCCACGCCCTGCACGGGCGAGAGGTAGTACGCCGCGCCGCCCAGCGCCTGGCTTGTCCCCTGGCCTTGGCCCGTGGCGTAGACGCCAAGCCAGCCGGAGAACTCGGGCGCGTTGTGCGCAAGCCACCGGCCCCCGAACAGGGGCCAATCCGTCATGGGGCCGAAGGTCTCGCCTGTCGGCCCGGCGGGCGAGTAGTGGAACAGGAGCGCAATCAAGTTCACGTTGGCAAGCAGCGCGGCCATCAGGATGACGGGGATGTTGCTCGCGTAGATGAGGCGGATGGGGTAGCGGCCGCGCGCGCCGCGGACCTTGCCGTGGGCCAGAGGCAGCTCGATGCGGCTCGACTCCGCGTACACGACGAAGAAGAAGACGAGCACCGTCGTGACGAGGGCGATGATGGCGTTGGCCGACGACGGATCCTGCGGGTCGCCAAAGAAGATGTTCTCGAACCCGCCGCCCACGAGCGACCGCATGTCGTACTCGGAGAGGAGGTACACCGTGCGGGGGATGGCCCCGCCGGGCGGGTTGAACACGGAAAGGTCCGCCGCCTGGGCGGGGAACCAGTTGAACATGCCGGTGAAGAGCGCCTGCGAGACGCCGGCCGCGATGAACAGCGAGATGCCCGATCCAAGGCCCCACTTCGAGACGACCTCGTCCATGAGGAAGACGAGGTAGCTTCCAAGCGCCAGCTGCACGATGAGGAAGAACCGCGCCCAGTTGTAGTTGGCCGCCCCCGCGCTTGTGGCAAACGAGGGGGCAAAGGCGAAGGTCGCGGACGTGAGCACGAGCACGGCGCCGATGGCAAGGCCCCCCAACGCGGGACCCGCCAGCACGGGCGCATGCCGAATGGGGCTCTCGGCCTTCTCGGAGCGAAGCGTGCCCACGGCAAAGCCCGCAAGCGTGAGCACGGCGCCCAGCGCAAGCGTGGCCACGACGCCAAGCTCCGCCTCAAGGCCAAGCATGCCTCCAAGCGGCGCCGTGACGAGCCACGTGTACAGAAGCCCGATGGGCAGCCCCGCCAGCACGCTTGCGAGAACCGTCATGCGCGAGGGCTCGTAGCCCTCGGCCACGCGGGCGAAGATGAAGCCGTACAGGAACATGGCGCCGACGCCAAGGCCCAGCGCAAGACCGCCCTGGAGGCCCACGTCGAGGCGGTTGGCAAACACCTGGCTTGGCTGGAGGAATCCGAAGACCTGGGGAATGGATTCCACGAAGATCATGACGACGACGAGGAGCTTCTGGGTCCCCTGGTACATCGCCTTGTCCTCG
This genomic stretch from Candidatus Thermoplasmatota archaeon harbors:
- a CDS encoding RNA-guided pseudouridylation complex pseudouridine synthase subunit Cbf5, encoding MTERVLLVKAKAPTGPHGRPPNERSIADHLRLGIVNLDKPSGPTSHQVVAWMKAALAISRAGHGGTLDPNVTGVLPVALTDATRALKALLLAPKEYVCVLRLHADAPPKRLETVLREFVGDVYQVPPLKSAVKRQLRVRRVYTLDLLENEGREVLFRVRCQAGTYVRKLCSDVGTVLGTGANMADLRRTRTAGFGEDTIATLHDLTDAVALWKETGDESALRRVVQPMERMIEHLPRVIVRDSAVDALCHGADLAAQGVLEVERGLRKGQAMAVFTQKGEGVALGTALASAEEMLAAESGLVVNVDRVLMDKGTYPRAW
- a CDS encoding cytidylate kinase family protein, with product MRVALAGLPGCGKTTAARLVARELGLALVSAGSVFRELAAKRNLSLAEFSRVAEQDPSIDRALDARMLEILRQGDVLVEGRLVAWLVTANGVPALRVWLECPPEVRAARVAAREGVPVEQARAANDLREASEDERYRTIYGVSMDDPRWYDLRVSTHDRTPEQVAAAVVARARAGGSPP
- a CDS encoding EMC3/TMCO1 family protein; protein product: MPDAPAPPPAPPANSFLYLFLFMMLFMVIIIFPDLYLGLGRATGSVLAPLIGFGGEMPAATLVLAALLTGVATTYLRHVFTDWVAMAKVQETMRAFNQEFKKARLDKNHHKIKKLTERQGDIFKLQAEASGGQFKPMMVTMIVVIPLFAWLLTFFTAAIPYDVDATGESLLVTRGGTEGVHFLGAGASPTFQAVQRTDVSAWALAPDAAVLVRGGGQTARLGPPSALDRSAHEVGTLARGFHNLSASGALQTPAGPAGVVVLLFAADGYRHAVRTDQVSFVELARNATVYAFVLSPSATASGEIVVAAGGTNWTLSAAHAIAPAQSAHAAVTPHRASVPWNPEWDLTGVWIFLPRWIILYSLFSFPGGQLLARALKARDLGKAGRAAQPAAG
- a CDS encoding adenylate kinase, producing the protein MGAIVITGVPGVGKSTVLELAAAETKRPVVVYGTEMLAVAQARGLVKDRDEMRRLPPDLQRQIQEAAADAIRAKGDVIVDTHCTIKTPHGYLPGLPAWVVERLRPSQIILVEAAPEEIAGRRAKDATRKRDADDTLAIAEHQAVNRLAAMAVATLTGATLVFLQNRDGRQDETKRALLSALG
- a CDS encoding preprotein translocase subunit SecY, with the translated sequence MAEEKKSLLYKLEPLAKRFPAVQKPEGHVHFRSKLAWSLVCLVAYFFLANIAIFGLGEGTIDVFQQFRAILAGASGSVVHLGIGPIVTGSIIMQLFVGAKIINLDLTKPEDKAMYQGTQKLLVVVMIFVESIPQVFGFLQPSQVFANRLDVGLQGGLALGLGVGAMFLYGFIFARVAEGYEPSRMTVLASVLAGLPIGLLYTWLVTAPLGGMLGLEAELGVVATLALGAVLTLAGFAVGTLRSEKAESPIRHAPVLAGPALGGLAIGAVLVLTSATFAFAPSFATSAGAANYNWARFFLIVQLALGSYLVFLMDEVVSKWGLGSGISLFIAAGVSQALFTGMFNWFPAQAADLSVFNPPGGAIPRTVYLLSEYDMRSLVGGGFENIFFGDPQDPSSANAIIALVTTVLVFFFVVYAESSRIELPLAHGKVRGARGRYPIRLIYASNIPVILMAALLANVNLIALLFHYSPAGPTGETFGPMTDWPLFGGRWLAHNAPEFSGWLGVYATGQGQGTSQALGGAAYYLSPVQGVGDWLLPFLNPQRYGGVFAYREGWQVMLHVVLYLVAMIGGSILFAKFWIETTNMGPQAVAKQIQKSGMQIPGFRRDPRIVEKILERYIPVVTVIGGATVGALAAFADMLGTLGQASGTGLLLAVGILQRLYEQIAKEQVMEMHPVLRGFFGER